The Acidobacteriota bacterium genome includes a region encoding these proteins:
- the truB gene encoding tRNA pseudouridine(55) synthase TruB, with product MERPTAPKQTADRGGMLVLDKPAGMSSHDVVAVVRRTLRNLKIGHTGTLDPFATGVLPLVVGQATRLAQFYSGADKEYDARIRLGRATDSYDVTGSVTFEAPAGSIRPSAEAVAATLRGLVGPLMQVPPAYSAKMTEGVRAYERARRGIAVELQASAVTLHQAEVVGMEGDLVDIRLTCSAGFYVRSLAHDMGVSLGTGASVESLRRTRSGAFGLDSAVTLDAVPDQRETLLTRMIPLDTLLQEFPAVVVTEAGVQYVRHGRNIGPSELRDAASGRPWPDRVRLVGPDGALLAIAEPAPGPVLHPAVVVM from the coding sequence GTGGAGCGACCGACGGCCCCGAAACAGACAGCCGACCGTGGCGGCATGCTGGTTCTCGACAAGCCCGCCGGCATGTCCTCGCACGACGTCGTCGCGGTCGTGCGACGGACTTTGCGAAACCTGAAGATCGGACACACCGGGACGCTCGATCCGTTTGCGACGGGTGTGCTTCCGCTTGTGGTCGGGCAGGCCACGCGCCTCGCCCAGTTCTATTCTGGCGCCGACAAGGAGTACGACGCCAGGATTCGCCTGGGACGCGCCACTGATTCCTACGACGTGACCGGATCGGTCACCTTCGAGGCTCCCGCTGGAAGTATTCGGCCATCAGCCGAGGCCGTCGCCGCCACACTCAGAGGTCTTGTCGGCCCCCTGATGCAGGTTCCGCCCGCGTATTCGGCCAAGATGACCGAGGGGGTTCGGGCGTATGAGCGGGCCCGGCGCGGGATCGCCGTCGAGCTCCAGGCGTCGGCTGTCACGCTCCACCAGGCGGAGGTCGTGGGAATGGAGGGCGACCTGGTCGACATCCGTCTCACGTGTTCAGCGGGCTTCTACGTCCGGTCGCTCGCCCACGACATGGGCGTCTCACTGGGAACGGGAGCCTCTGTTGAGAGCCTTCGCCGGACACGAAGCGGAGCGTTCGGCCTGGATTCGGCGGTGACGCTGGATGCTGTGCCGGATCAGCGGGAGACCCTGCTGACGCGGATGATCCCCCTCGACACGCTGCTACAAGAGTTCCCGGCCGTCGTCGTCACCGAGGCCGGAGTGCAATACGTGAGGCATGGGCGCAATATCGGACCGTCAGAGCTTCGCGACGCGGCCAGCGGGCGACCATGGCCCGATCGCGT